A section of the Triticum dicoccoides isolate Atlit2015 ecotype Zavitan chromosome 7A, WEW_v2.0, whole genome shotgun sequence genome encodes:
- the LOC119334295 gene encoding NADPH-dependent aldo-keto reductase, chloroplastic-like: MATHFTLNTGARIPSVGLGTYKSDPGVVAGAVTAAIKAGYRHIDCAPLYKNEKEIGAALNKLFDDGVVKRQDLFITSKIWCSDLAPEDVPSAVDRTLNDLQLDYLDLHLIHWPFQIKKGSELSPENFVELDMPETWRAMEKLYDSGKARAVGVSNFSTKKLADLLAVARVPPAVDQVECHPGWQQTKLRAFCHTNGVHFSAYAPLGRMKVVADNPVVASVAESLGRTPAQIALRWGIQQGQSVLPKSVNESRLKENIDLFGWSIPEELCAKFSEIEQVKRIRNESLVHSQSIYKTIDELWDGEI, encoded by the exons atggCCACCCACTTCACGCTCAACACCGGGGCACGCATCCCCTCGGTAGGCCTCGGCACCTACAAGTCCGACCCTGGCGTCGTCGCCGGCGCGGTCACGGCCGCCATCAAG GCCGGGTACCGGCACATCGACTGCGCACCACTATACAAGAACGAGAAGGAG ATTGGCGCTGCCCTGAACAAGCTCTTTGATGACGGCGTCGTCAAACGACAAGACCTTTTCATCACTTCAAAGATATG GTGCAGCGATCTCGCACCCGAAGACGTTCCGTCGGCAGTCGACCGCACTCTGAATGATCTGCAGCTGGATTATCTTGACCTGCACCTG ATTCACTGGCCCTTTCAGATAAAGAAAGGCAGCGAGTTGAGCCCGGAAAACTTTGTCGAGCTCGATATGCCCGAGACCTGGCGGGCAATGGAGAAGCTGTACGATTCAGGCAAGGCCCGCGCAGTAGGGGTAAGCAATTTTTCGACCAAGAAGTTGGCCGATCTGCTCGCTGTGGCCCGTGTTCCTCCGGCTGTTGATCAGGTGGAGTGCCACCCTGGTTGGCAGCAGACCAAGCTCAGAGCCTTCTGCCACACCAATGGAGTTCATTTCTCT GCGTATGCGCCGCTAGGCAGGATGAAAGTCGTGGCGGATAACCCGGTGGTGGCATCGGTAGCCGAGAGCTTGGGGAGAACCCCGGCACAGATCGCTCTGCGATGGGGTATCCAGCAGGGTCAGAGCGTGCTTCCTAAAAGTGTCAATGAGTCGAGGTTGAAGGAGAACATTGACCTGTTTGGCTGGTCCATTCCTGAAGAACTGTGTGCCAAGTTTTCTGAAATTGAACAG GTTAAGCGAATAAGGAACGAATCATTGGTGCACTCTCAGAGTATTTACAAAACGATTGACGAGCTCTGGGATGGTGAGATATAA